In Leptospira bourretii, a genomic segment contains:
- a CDS encoding beta-propeller fold lactonase family protein, producing MFGLMALLASSNQAVELNFTWAGIRKGDSLQLEAQYYSDGARTDSTFYWTSSNDSVATVSPTGLVQSVSNGKVWITATAADGRASATSAITVYSGYVYTSLDFNNSVALLTMDNSTGLLTFNSSALVGTSQPTGIGVDPAGKFLYTGDFGGATISQFLINQTTGGLTSNTPVFVAAGTNPRNLVTTPDSRFLYLASEGTSAIRAYAINPNGTLTFLNSYLTMPRGEIQISRNGNFIFYMNPSVTEITSYQINYSDGSLSQAGVSPTFPNNGPGHVSTHPNGKYLYVGTFPAVTVLSFDSNFGQMGFVDSVFHGMSTNSTAIHPSGQFLYLVHINEGVVSCYTVDPNSGKISYSSNVSGYSGNSLRFMVIDPTGRFAYVAANTGNNLFQFSINQITGELTPMGTANAGGPQWNLTFL from the coding sequence TTGTTTGGTCTTATGGCCTTACTTGCCAGTTCCAACCAGGCAGTCGAACTCAACTTTACTTGGGCTGGCATTCGCAAAGGGGACAGTTTACAACTGGAAGCGCAGTACTATTCAGACGGTGCAAGAACAGATTCCACTTTCTACTGGACCAGTAGCAATGATTCTGTTGCCACTGTATCACCAACAGGCCTTGTGCAAAGTGTTAGCAATGGAAAGGTTTGGATCACTGCCACAGCAGCCGATGGAAGAGCTAGTGCCACAAGTGCAATTACCGTTTATTCGGGATATGTATATACGAGTTTAGATTTCAATAATTCTGTAGCGCTTTTAACAATGGATAATTCTACTGGACTCTTGACTTTCAATTCTTCTGCTCTAGTTGGAACCTCTCAGCCAACGGGAATTGGAGTCGATCCAGCCGGTAAATTTTTATATACTGGTGATTTTGGTGGGGCTACCATCTCCCAATTTTTAATCAATCAAACGACAGGAGGGCTTACATCCAATACGCCTGTTTTTGTGGCAGCGGGGACAAATCCAAGAAATTTAGTTACTACTCCTGATAGTAGGTTTTTGTATTTAGCCTCCGAAGGCACTTCAGCCATTCGGGCTTATGCAATCAATCCAAATGGTACTCTTACTTTTCTAAATTCCTATCTAACTATGCCCCGTGGAGAAATTCAAATTTCGCGGAATGGAAATTTTATTTTTTATATGAACCCCTCTGTAACAGAGATTACTTCTTATCAAATCAACTATAGCGACGGAAGTTTATCGCAAGCAGGTGTCAGTCCGACATTTCCTAATAATGGTCCAGGTCATGTTTCGACTCATCCCAATGGCAAATACTTATACGTTGGTACCTTTCCGGCTGTAACAGTATTAAGTTTTGATAGTAATTTCGGGCAAATGGGATTTGTGGATTCTGTGTTTCATGGTATGAGCACCAATAGCACAGCAATCCATCCCAGTGGACAATTTCTTTATTTAGTTCACATCAACGAAGGTGTGGTTTCTTGTTATACGGTAGATCCGAACTCGGGAAAAATTTCGTACTCGTCTAACGTGTCTGGCTATTCTGGAAATAGTTTGAGGTTTATGGTGATCGATCCTACGGGACGTTTTGCCTATGTAGCTGCTAATACGGGTAATAATTTATTTCAATTTAGTATCAACCAAATTACAGGTGAGCTCACTCCGATGGGGACTGCCAATGCAGGGGGCCCCCAGTGGAATTTGACTTTTTTATAA
- a CDS encoding beta-propeller fold lactonase family protein, whose amino-acid sequence MKTNCSIRKKFPKCTNFLRVFSLLVCLFSFNACLLNPIVHNLLFPEKDPSSKSWFGLLALLASSNQVVELNHSWAGIRKGDSLQLEAQYYSDGARRDSTFYWTSSNDSVATVSSTGLVQSVRNGKVWITATAADGRTSASSDITVYTGYVYTTMDLNSTVGFLTMDQSTGLLSSVGTNPTGNGPTGIGVDPTGKFLFTANLYSGTFSQFLINQSTGVLTANSIPTYPAGTAPRNLVITPDGRFLYLASEGNMEIRVFAINADGTLSFLFAYPTFVPHNVIQISRNGNFIFYISPNLTEIVSYRINYNDGSLTQVGISPSFPNGGSGFISTHPNGRYLYVASSLTVTVLSFDGNTGQMGFVDSVYHGLSTNGTAIHPSGNFFYLVHINEGEISCYTVEPISGKISLSSKQSGLMPNLRYMVIDPTGRFAYVANNDNVTPNISQFSINQTTGELTLIGTVNPGSAQWNLTFL is encoded by the coding sequence ATGAAAACAAATTGTTCGATTCGAAAAAAATTTCCAAAGTGCACAAACTTTCTGAGAGTTTTTTCCCTGCTGGTTTGTCTTTTTTCGTTCAATGCTTGTCTTCTCAACCCAATTGTTCATAACCTTCTTTTTCCAGAAAAAGATCCTTCTTCCAAATCCTGGTTTGGTCTTTTGGCCTTACTTGCCAGTTCCAACCAGGTAGTCGAACTCAACCATTCTTGGGCTGGGATTCGCAAAGGGGACAGTTTACAACTGGAAGCGCAGTACTATTCAGACGGTGCAAGAAGAGATTCCACTTTCTACTGGACCAGTAGCAATGATTCCGTTGCCACTGTATCGTCTACAGGACTTGTGCAAAGTGTTCGCAATGGAAAGGTTTGGATCACTGCCACAGCAGCCGATGGCAGGACCAGTGCTAGCTCCGATATCACTGTGTATACGGGGTATGTTTATACCACGATGGATTTAAATTCAACAGTTGGCTTTCTGACGATGGATCAGTCAACGGGTCTCCTATCTTCGGTCGGAACGAATCCAACTGGTAATGGACCCACGGGAATCGGAGTCGATCCAACAGGAAAGTTTTTATTTACGGCAAACTTATACAGTGGGACTTTCTCTCAATTTTTAATCAACCAGAGTACGGGTGTTCTCACTGCAAATTCTATCCCCACATATCCTGCGGGAACGGCACCGAGAAATTTGGTGATCACTCCCGATGGAAGGTTTTTATACCTTGCATCGGAAGGCAATATGGAGATTCGTGTTTTTGCGATCAATGCCGATGGCACTCTTAGTTTTCTTTTTGCCTATCCAACTTTTGTTCCCCATAACGTGATTCAAATTTCACGGAATGGGAATTTTATCTTTTATATCAGTCCTAACTTAACGGAAATTGTTTCTTATCGAATCAACTATAATGATGGAAGTTTAACACAAGTAGGAATTAGTCCAAGTTTTCCCAATGGAGGATCAGGTTTTATTTCGACCCATCCTAACGGCAGATATTTATATGTTGCTTCGAGTCTCACTGTTACTGTCCTAAGTTTTGATGGCAATACGGGACAAATGGGTTTTGTGGATTCCGTTTATCATGGATTGAGTACCAATGGGACAGCAATCCATCCTAGTGGGAATTTTTTCTATTTAGTCCATATCAACGAAGGTGAAATTTCTTGTTATACGGTGGAGCCAATTTCGGGGAAAATTTCACTTTCCTCTAAACAGTCCGGACTTATGCCAAACTTGCGTTATATGGTCATCGATCCAACCGGACGTTTCGCTTATGTGGCAAATAATGATAATGTAACTCCAAATATATCCCAGTTTAGTATCAACCAAACCACCGGTGAACTTACTTTAATTGGCACAGTGAATCCAGGAAGTGCTCAATGGAACCTAACCTTTCTATAA
- a CDS encoding calcium:proton antiporter — MTNSKTITSNDWLSYTSFLVLVFAMVAPIGEGLLIAFAVVFLAVGISSAVHSAEVIAERVGPALGTLILAISVTVIEVALIVSLMSNDTADSPQIARDTVFAALMIVTNGIIGICILLGGLKHKELGFQLVGTTALLGVLAVLSTLTLILPLYTTSTNKGTYSAGQLMFVSLASLVLYGSLVWSQTKSHKNFFSASEGELAPVVTTHTRPSQKRAITSFISLLFSLFAVVGLSKILSPTIENTISALGAPKAVVGIVIAILVLAPETLAAMNAAKINELQTSLNLALGSGAASIALTIPAVSLYSLLFDKPLTLGLDTKGIVFLMVTFLAGSFTFGSGRTTSLHGLIHLVIMASFLAISLMP; from the coding sequence ATGACAAATTCAAAAACAATCACATCCAATGACTGGCTCTCCTATACTTCCTTTTTGGTATTGGTCTTTGCTATGGTCGCACCCATTGGCGAAGGACTCCTCATCGCATTCGCTGTAGTTTTTTTAGCAGTGGGTATCTCCAGTGCCGTTCACAGCGCTGAGGTCATTGCGGAACGAGTGGGCCCAGCACTTGGAACTTTGATTTTGGCAATTTCTGTAACAGTGATCGAAGTGGCACTCATTGTCAGCCTTATGAGTAATGACACAGCAGACTCACCACAAATTGCAAGGGATACCGTTTTTGCTGCGCTTATGATTGTCACCAACGGAATCATAGGCATCTGTATTTTGTTAGGTGGATTAAAGCACAAGGAACTAGGATTCCAATTAGTGGGAACTACTGCTTTGCTTGGAGTTTTGGCAGTACTTTCCACGCTTACATTGATTTTGCCTTTATACACAACATCTACAAACAAAGGGACTTATAGTGCAGGACAACTCATGTTTGTATCGCTCGCCTCTCTTGTTTTGTATGGATCCCTTGTATGGTCACAAACAAAATCACATAAAAACTTTTTTTCAGCCTCAGAAGGAGAGCTGGCTCCCGTAGTGACCACTCACACAAGACCAAGTCAAAAAAGGGCCATCACTAGTTTTATTTCTCTTTTATTTTCTCTTTTCGCAGTCGTTGGATTATCAAAAATCCTTAGCCCAACGATTGAAAACACCATTTCTGCATTAGGTGCTCCCAAAGCAGTGGTAGGGATTGTGATTGCCATTCTTGTTTTGGCTCCAGAAACATTGGCAGCCATGAATGCCGCCAAAATCAATGAACTACAAACGAGTTTGAACTTAGCATTGGGATCAGGAGCTGCCAGTATTGCCCTAACTATACCGGCGGTTAGCCTTTATTCGTTGTTATTTGATAAACCATTAACCCTTGGGTTAGATACCAAAGGAATTGTATTTTTAATGGTAACCTTTCTTGCAGGAAGTTTTACCTTTGGGTCGGGAAGGACCACATCTCTTCATGGACTCATCCATTTAGTGATTATGGCATCCTTTTTGGCAATTTCACTTATGCCATAG